A single Mustela lutreola isolate mMusLut2 chromosome X, mMusLut2.pri, whole genome shotgun sequence DNA region contains:
- the AGTR2 gene encoding type-2 angiotensin II receptor: protein MKNNVSLATISKNITNSLHFGLVNFIGNESTFNCSHKPSDKHLDAIPILYYIIFVIGFLVNTIVVTLFCCQKGPKKVSSIYIFNLAVADLLLLATLPLWATYYSYRYDWLFGPVMCKVFGSFLTLNMFASIFFITCMSVDRYQSVIYPFLSQRRNPWQASYIVPLVWCMACLSSLPTFYFRDVRTIEYLGVNACIMAFPPEKYAQWSAGIALMKNILGFIIPLIFIATCYFGIRKHLLKTNSYGKNRITRDQVLKMAAAVVLAFIICWLPFHVLTFLDALAWMGVINSCEVIAVIDLALPFAILLGFTNSCINPFLYCFVGNRFQQKLRRVFRVPITWLQGKRESVSCRKNSSLREMETFVS, encoded by the coding sequence ATGAAGAACAACGTCAGCCTTGCCACCATCAGCAAAAACATTACCAACAGCCTTCACTTCGGACTCGTGAACTTCATCGGCAATGAGTCAACCTTTAACTGTTCACATAAGCCATCAGATAAGCATTTAGATGCAATTCCTATCCTCTACTATATTATTTTTGTGATTGGATTTCTTGTCAATACTATTGTGGTTACGCTGTTCTGTTGTCAAAAGGGTCCCAAAAAGGTGTCCAGCATTTACATCTTCAACCTGGCTGTGGCTGACTTGCTGCTGTTGGCCACTCTTCCTCTCTGGGCCACCTATTACTCTTACAGATATGACTGGCTCTTTGGACCTGTGATGTGCAAAGTGTTTGGTTCTTTCCTGACCCTGAACATGTTTGCAAGCATTTTTTTTATCACCTGCATGAGCGTTGATAGGTACCAGTCTGTCATCTATCCCTTTCTGTCTCAGAGGAGAAATCCCTGGCAAGCGTCTTATATTGTTCCCCTTGTTTGGTGTATGGCCTGTCTGTCCTCATTGCCAACATTCTATTTCCGAGATGTCCGAACCATTGAGTATTTGGGAGTGAACGCCTGCATTATGGCCTTCCCCCCAGAGAAATATGCCCAATGGTCAGCTGGGATTGCCTTAATGAAAAATATCCTTGGTTTTATTATCCCTTTAATATTCATAGCCACATGCTATTTCGGAATCAGAAAACACTTACTGAAGACCAATAGCTATGGGAAGAACAGAATAACTCGTGACCAGGTCCTGAAGATGGCAGCTGCTGTTGTCCTCGCGTTCATCATCTGTTGGCTCCCCTTCCACGTTCTGACCTTCCTGGATGCTCTGGCCTGGATGGGTGTCATTAATAGCTGTGAAGTTATAGCAGTCATTGACCTGGCACTTCCTTTTGCCATCCTCCTGGGATTCACCAACAGCTGCATTAATCCCTTTCTGTATTGTTTTGTTGGTAACCGGTTCCAACAGAAGCTCCGCCGTGTGTTTAGGGTTCCAATTACTTGGCTCCAAGGCAAGCGAGAGAGTGTGTCATGCCGAAAAAACAGCTCTCTTAGAGAAATGGAGACCTTTGTGTCTTAA